In Euphorbia lathyris chromosome 2, ddEupLath1.1, whole genome shotgun sequence, the sequence TCATCTCCTTATACCACCACCCTCTTATATACGGGATTTGAGGtcatccgtctcactcttctatcttcCAACTAAAAACTGAATAACTTATCTCGtattttttatccttatcttaCCTTCTGtgtcccttctaacaaacacccctaAAGGATAGAATTTGGCCAAAAACGATGAAAATCACAGCTAAAAATGAGTTTTGATTGTTGGTTGTCTCTAATCAAAATAGGCccaaaaatacaaaaagaaaaaatccaAAAGTTCCAAGGTCCCGAATCATTATAAACTGACTTTTGTACTTATATTTATCCAAAAACTTGGAAGATAGTTAGATCATGTTTTTTTAACTgagattaaattaaattaaattaaattaaattaataattaattgaacTTAACTTGTGCGGGGCCTTAATTCATTCTCCCGTGTATCTTccaccaagaagaagaagaaagtataGGCATGGAAAACCGCAGCAAGCTTGAGTTGGTGGTATTTCCATGGCTAGCCATGGGACACCTTATACCATTTCTTAGATTCTCCATGGTTTTAGCTGAAAGAGGTCATTCAATTTCTTTCATTTCAACACCAAAAAATCTACAAAAGCTTCCTAAAATACCCAAACAACTGTCATCTTCCATTTCCCTCATTTCCTTCCCTTTACCTTCCATCTCCGGATTGCCATCCCATGCTGAAACCACTTCTGATATACCCTACACCAAACAACAGCTACTAAAGAAGGCTTTTGATTTGCTTCAAACTCCATTAACTCTTTTCCTTCAATCTTCCAAACCAGATTGGGTTATTTACGATTATGCCTCTCACTGGCTTCCTTCTCTCACCTCCGATTTAGGGATTTCATCTGCCTTCTTTAGTCTCTTCACCGGCGCAGCACTGTCTTTTATTGGCCCGCAGCCGTTGTTGATGACAGATGGAGACTCCCGCTCAACCGCCGAAGACTTCACCGTCGTCCCTGCTTGGGTTCCGTTTGAATCCAATATCAAGTATCGCGTCCACGAGGTTTCAAAATATGTGGAGAAAACGGAAGAGGATAAAACAGGCCCTTCTGACTCTGTTCGATTCGGATTTGCAATTGGAAACGCTGATCTTGTTATTATCAGAAGCTCTCCGGAATTCGAACCGGAGTGGTTCGAGCTTTTCGGAAAGCTGAGCGGGAAGCCTGTAATTCCGATTGGCTTCTTGCCTCCATTAAcggaagaagacgaagaagataAAGAGTGGATTCGTATGAAAGAATGGCTAGATAAAAAGGAAGCGAAATCAGTTGTATATGTTGGGTTAGGGAGTGAGGCTGCTTTGACAAGAGAAGAAGTGCAGAGATTAGCAATTGGATTGGAGAAGTCGGAATCGGCTTTCTTTTGGGCGCTTGGGTCAACTCAGAGTAAGAAGACGGTGCTGCCGGACGAGTTCGAGGAACGAGTTAAAGATCGGGGAGTAGTGTACTCAGGATGGGTTCCACAGGTGAAGATACTGAGTCACGAGGCAGTTGGGGTATTCTTGACTCACTGTGGTTGGAACTCGGTTGTTGAGGGACTCTCGTTAAAAAAGGTTTTGATACTGTTTCCAGTATTGAATGATCAAGGGCTAAATGCAAGGTTGTTAGAGGGGAAAAAGCTTGGGGTTGAGATACCAAGAGATGAATTCAATGGGGAATTTACATCCGACTCGGTGGCAGATTTGGTGAATAAGGCAAAGCTAGATGAGTTGGGAAAGGAGAAGATGAAGGGGGACATGTTTGGAGATTGGATTAGGAATAATCAGTCCGTGGATGAGGTTGTCCGTTACCTCCAACAGAATAGGAATTCATTTCAGGTGAAAAAACCATAAAAGATGAAGATATCATTTTTTCATGTTCTGTTCTGGTTTGTTTTTATATGTGAATAGATATCACACTCTCCATTCTTTCCCAATCTGGACCCATGTTTATGGGGTTCTTCTTATGTCTGATACTAAATTTCTGTTGCTATTTgtagcttttctttttcttcattattaACAAAAGCCTTTTGTAGCGTAGAAATAAGGTTCAAAATATTCATGGTAATTCAATTTTATAGGCTAGACAGAGTGGGTTAGATATAAGGGTATTTTTATTCAATGCGAATGAAAGCGTTTAATTTGATGAGATAAAAAGTaaagttagatatgtaaatgaatCTTTTCTATTGGGCTAGATTTTGGATTAGCCCataaaataagggaaaattacaaaactagatcaaatgggaggcccatttacatattaaatctATTTACTTAatttactacatatctagactgattttgtgtgactttcccataatacccctaaccttcccacttcctcctttacgcgaacgttctctcccctcttctccttgGTTGTGCGAAACGGTggcagctcctccattaatgattccaagacttttgatcttcctatctttcTTTAAATTCCACGAAATCTGgttcatttctccaaatcacaatgaatttctcttcttcctctattcatctcttgattctgcaacttcctaatcctagaaaacgaagtcatggttcttcatcttccatttcctgctcGTTCGAAAAAATGGTGaatctacgttattttcatcgtttttcccagtttatcatattgggttcatcaaaaaatgtaagtatatgttgttttttctgcgttttcccCCATAAATCCACTTAGCATATGCGGTTATCACGAGGTCTTcggggagaaatttatcgatttcacttcgcgaaacgctgattacgcgaagtttgcgaggtaattcgataaatttctctcgcagactccgcgaagtttgcgaggtaattcgataaatttctctcgcaGACTCCGCGAATTCTGCGTTTTGCGAAGCcagagcgtcacatttctcctcgcagactccgcgaaatcattgtttcgcgaagtcagagcgtcacattccttgcacatttatgttcgcatacttagcgaatcgtcgtttcgcgaagccaaatcttccttttttctgactaacacgattaaatttttctgaagatGGTTGAATACGAAATATTCATTCCTGGAAGCCGGTGTGTTagggtgccatgagagacatccattcGAAACCGCCTGGACTTCCATCCCTCTGTGGTGAATAAAAGGctatgtataatgaagtgatttgttaggagtttattgtggcaatcttagtGAATAGTAGCCTATGTATTATGAGATGATTTGTtatgagtttattgtggcaatcttattgtaaattttgataatgttatgattttaatgttggaatcctttgttgtttgccattttttgttatataccacttcacgAATTAGCTACAAAACatatccaggcttcgcatatgcgaattaaattcatcaaataaatcaaactctagcttcgcaggcttcgcatatgcgaactaaattcatcaattattatgaacattagcttcgcaggcttcgcataatatggaatttgcgaagtcagacgggagagggcgagacgcgcgtaaatattgagggtattatgggaaagtcacataaaatcagtctagatatgtagtaggttgagtaaatgggtttaatatataaatgggcctcccatttgacctagttttgtaattttcccataaaataataaaataatgctttaagccttttatttattactttttCCAAATccctaattatatatatattttttttttgagggaTTTGGAAAATCAAAATTGAAACACAAGAAGCAAGCCTCATGGGCTTTTTAGTAAGGAAAAGTGAAGTTATGGCTTTTTGCTAAAAAAGCCCATCTTTAAAATAACCAAACCAACATCCTCATATGTTTAAGTGTccgtttgtttccatttttaaCAACTGCGTTTTGCCTTTCAATACTAAACAGGAAATATGAAGTGTTTGATAAATTTTTGAAatagctattttttttgtttagaaaaaacaactaatatcAACCGTTAACAACAAACAGAAACAACTCAAACAAACGGGTCCTAAGTTTCctataaaaggaaagagagtcACATACGGTCTCATATTTTAGTACGTGACactaagagggtgtttgtttcagcttttcggaggagcgtttagcgttttaCTCCAAACTGCAGGAAATacagcgtttggttaggtttatataaccgcagcgtttagcattttctctggaaactgcagtgttttggagcgtttcacgaaaagctcatattttgagcttttcataaacagttgtttgtagctAGTTGTTATTGGCAGAATTATCCTTCTTTTTTccacaaaatatatttattctttaacattatttatatttgtacaacataattaccgaaaaaataaggttttgttgcgttcaataaattttttatttttttatatagattatttttattaatttgtataacacattttttattttataatagaataaggtacaaaaatattcCCAACATTTATATCTAGAAACGATTTTAcctttaatgtctaaaatgatgcaattatacccctaattttggcagccaaaagcaattttactcataacattgACAATTGGGTCCATTCGAGAAATAAtctatcaaactgtcttcttggtcataaatattgtcatctacacttcacatgtgcacgaTTTTATCATCGCTAGTtatagatcacaaaca encodes:
- the LOC136219372 gene encoding UDP-glycosyltransferase 91C1 produces the protein MENRSKLELVVFPWLAMGHLIPFLRFSMVLAERGHSISFISTPKNLQKLPKIPKQLSSSISLISFPLPSISGLPSHAETTSDIPYTKQQLLKKAFDLLQTPLTLFLQSSKPDWVIYDYASHWLPSLTSDLGISSAFFSLFTGAALSFIGPQPLLMTDGDSRSTAEDFTVVPAWVPFESNIKYRVHEVSKYVEKTEEDKTGPSDSVRFGFAIGNADLVIIRSSPEFEPEWFELFGKLSGKPVIPIGFLPPLTEEDEEDKEWIRMKEWLDKKEAKSVVYVGLGSEAALTREEVQRLAIGLEKSESAFFWALGSTQSKKTVLPDEFEERVKDRGVVYSGWVPQVKILSHEAVGVFLTHCGWNSVVEGLSLKKVLILFPVLNDQGLNARLLEGKKLGVEIPRDEFNGEFTSDSVADLVNKAKLDELGKEKMKGDMFGDWIRNNQSVDEVVRYLQQNRNSFQVKKP